Proteins found in one Enterococcus sp. 9D6_DIV0238 genomic segment:
- a CDS encoding DNA adenine methylase translates to MNKVISSPIRWTGSKKKLLNEMIVMFDTNKKIYVEPFLGSGVVLLNTLKNGLFDEYYVNDINPDIINFFIYISEDFNNFSSSIENLVNLYNSLSSLELKSEFYYQTRENYNLEENNFERATLFWFLMKTCYNGVYRKNSSNKYNVPFGKTEKVILNKDELMVISKLVNKVNFFSKDSSDFLDFLKKDKEVDFTNSFIYCDPPYIPQTKSMKNQTLYTKSVFNQVDFKNELDYYGDTGASIMVSMSETKEAIKLYQKNYDKVNVVDIIRIVNPKKRLKSREIAFLNFNIENIH, encoded by the coding sequence ATGAATAAAGTTATAAGTTCTCCAATCAGATGGACTGGTTCAAAAAAGAAACTATTAAACGAAATGATTGTTATGTTTGATACAAATAAAAAAATTTATGTTGAACCTTTTTTAGGTTCAGGTGTAGTTTTGTTGAACACTTTAAAGAATGGATTATTTGACGAATACTATGTAAATGATATAAATCCTGATATTATTAATTTTTTCATTTATATTTCAGAAGATTTCAACAATTTTTCTTCTTCTATAGAGAATCTTGTTAATTTATATAATTCCTTATCTTCATTAGAACTAAAGTCAGAGTTTTATTATCAGACACGTGAAAACTATAATTTAGAAGAGAATAATTTTGAAAGAGCAACATTGTTTTGGTTTTTGATGAAAACATGCTATAACGGAGTTTATAGAAAGAATTCAAGTAATAAATATAATGTACCGTTTGGAAAAACTGAAAAAGTTATTTTGAATAAAGATGAGTTAATGGTTATATCAAAATTAGTAAACAAGGTCAATTTTTTTTCTAAAGATAGTTCCGATTTTTTAGACTTTTTAAAAAAAGATAAAGAAGTGGATTTTACTAACTCTTTTATATATTGTGATCCACCTTATATTCCACAAACAAAGTCTATGAAGAATCAAACCCTATATACAAAATCAGTCTTTAATCAAGTTGATTTCAAAAATGAGCTTGATTACTATGGAGACACAGGGGCCTCCATTATGGTTTCAATGTCAGAAACAAAAGAAGCTATTAAACTTTATCAAAAAAACTATGACAAAGTTAATGTAGTGGATATTATTCGAATAGTTAATCCGAAAAAAAGATTAAAATCAAGAGAAATAGCATTTTTAAATTTCAATATTGAAAATATTCATTAA
- a CDS encoding DUF262 domain-containing protein — protein MKYANDDSLQAHDFTIKEYLEQEGKWIIPRYQRDYSWDKNNVSQFINDIISNNEKYYLGNIIIVQSDKEYEVIDGQQRLITTFLCLLSLYKKFKSNDSEHQKIKEVIFTKNNLKLNIEQRISNSKRDILKALENEHPSVDEKNANEFKMFKEINKKIDLLDITEKKSLVNKILSAKIVEIKFYKNESKAHDMFVNLNTKGKPLNELDIIKSQLFRYLSDDGNDKYKENWQTMLQLLSTDRLQKRYIRDIAILYNSNKLRKSKNRGNLSIVMNHITDRQSANNLFSYMTEINEGCLLGFFNAVKKHDLSLISSILNLPPNVSLQSLNEIWTFFGEINFEQFDIIMMSILFIDNKQKKVHLKKNVTLIKSFLKLIFIVQILYAINKVSPSTYANSFDEVGFSIYSKQTSIRDGIRFFINERMQISAIDDNYIRTTLESMECFEKKQHTKFAKLLIQLLSQDYRTDLTADHFVSQANIKNNHDIENKELIKSLGNIVPVSNDCYRDMSPLLKYHEYKKNRSNELFINNFLNDVSEKEVHDCLFQRIELRRDNFITQIINLFDKLKEEILKETNR, from the coding sequence ATGAAATATGCAAATGATGATTCTTTACAAGCACATGACTTCACAATAAAAGAATATCTAGAACAAGAGGGTAAATGGATTATTCCCAGATATCAGAGAGATTACTCTTGGGATAAAAACAATGTTAGTCAATTTATTAACGACATTATTTCGAATAATGAAAAATATTATCTTGGAAATATTATAATTGTACAGTCTGATAAAGAATACGAAGTCATTGATGGGCAACAAAGATTAATAACAACCTTTTTATGTCTTTTAAGCCTGTATAAAAAGTTCAAATCTAATGATTCAGAACATCAAAAAATAAAAGAAGTAATTTTCACAAAAAATAATTTAAAATTGAATATCGAGCAAAGAATTTCTAATTCCAAAAGAGATATTTTAAAAGCTTTAGAAAATGAACATCCATCAGTAGATGAGAAAAATGCAAATGAGTTTAAAATGTTTAAAGAAATAAATAAAAAAATAGATTTATTAGACATTACAGAAAAAAAATCGCTGGTTAATAAAATACTATCTGCTAAAATTGTTGAAATTAAATTCTACAAAAATGAATCAAAAGCCCATGATATGTTTGTAAATTTGAATACAAAAGGAAAACCATTGAATGAGTTAGATATTATAAAAAGTCAATTATTCAGATATCTTTCCGATGATGGCAATGACAAATATAAAGAAAATTGGCAAACTATGTTACAGTTATTAAGTACCGATCGTCTCCAAAAAAGATATATTAGAGATATAGCTATCTTGTATAATTCTAATAAACTGAGAAAATCAAAAAATAGAGGTAATTTATCAATTGTGATGAACCATATTACTGATCGACAAAGCGCAAATAACTTATTTTCTTATATGACTGAAATAAATGAAGGTTGTTTGCTAGGTTTTTTTAATGCAGTAAAAAAACACGATCTTTCACTAATTTCTTCAATTTTGAATCTTCCGCCAAATGTTTCACTGCAATCCTTAAATGAAATATGGACTTTTTTCGGAGAAATAAACTTTGAGCAATTCGATATAATAATGATGTCAATACTATTTATTGATAATAAACAAAAAAAAGTTCATTTAAAAAAAAATGTAACCTTAATTAAGAGTTTTCTTAAACTAATCTTTATTGTTCAAATCCTTTATGCAATAAATAAAGTTAGCCCCTCAACTTATGCAAATAGTTTTGATGAGGTTGGATTTTCGATATATTCAAAACAAACTTCTATTAGAGATGGTATACGATTTTTTATAAACGAAAGAATGCAGATATCTGCAATAGATGACAACTATATTAGAACAACGCTTGAATCAATGGAATGCTTTGAAAAAAAACAACATACAAAATTTGCAAAACTTTTAATTCAGCTACTATCCCAGGACTATAGGACTGATTTAACAGCTGATCACTTTGTATCACAAGCAAATATAAAAAATAATCATGATATCGAAAACAAAGAATTAATTAAATCACTTGGGAATATAGTTCCTGTTAGTAATGATTGTTACCGTGACATGTCACCTTTGCTTAAATATCATGAATACAAAAAAAACAGAAGTAATGAATTATTTATTAACAATTTTTTAAACGATGTTAGTGAGAAGGAAGTGCATGATTGTTTATTCCAAAGAATAGAATTAAGGAGAGACAACTTTATAACTCAAATAATAAATTTATTTGATAAACTTAAAGAAGAAATACTAAAGGAGACAAATAGATGA
- a CDS encoding (deoxy)nucleoside triphosphate pyrophosphohydrolase, whose translation MKKQIKVVGAVIEKDGKILCAQRGQGKSLGGFWEFPGGKIEESETPQQALEREIKEELLCEVAIKNKIITASYEYDFGIVELTTFFCELISGEPKLTEHESIKWLPISELSSLEWAPADIPTIDCLVKGV comes from the coding sequence ATGAAAAAACAAATCAAAGTCGTCGGAGCCGTCATAGAAAAAGATGGAAAAATCCTCTGCGCTCAAAGAGGTCAAGGTAAATCTTTAGGTGGTTTCTGGGAATTTCCTGGTGGAAAAATTGAGGAAAGTGAAACGCCTCAGCAAGCACTTGAACGCGAGATAAAAGAAGAGCTTCTTTGCGAAGTAGCAATAAAAAATAAGATCATTACAGCTAGTTATGAATATGATTTTGGTATCGTAGAGTTAACTACATTTTTCTGTGAACTAATTTCTGGGGAGCCTAAACTTACAGAGCATGAAAGTATCAAATGGCTACCTATTTCTGAATTATCTTCTTTAGAATGGGCACCCGCTGATATTCCAACAATTGATTGTTTAGTTAAAGGAGTATAA
- a CDS encoding DEAD/DEAH box helicase, with the protein MNPLIENFQSALEHSFIDQTTESHDLYKAKLLVNQDQSGRMVLNDLLDELATCNEFFFAVAFITESGLLALKTVLADLAKQNIHGRIVTSNYLYFNSPKMFKELLKLKNVDVRITAMDGFHAKGYSFVHDEYETMILGSSNLTIKALKVNCEWNLKLNSLANGELIQSMKQNFEQMWSLAEQLTTSWITKYQMGYKPILNVQKVDTMEEPSSQIEVGTILEEVEFATKPILPNEMQKNALAEIQKMRDLEKSKAMVISATGTGKTYLSAFDVKAYQPKRFLFIVHQEQILKKAKEQFIKILDDDENKFGILSGNSTITTEKYVFATIQTLSKDSTLQTFAKNTFDYILIDEVHHAGAKTYQKVIDYFEPDFLLGMTATPERTDGYNIYEMFDYNVAYEIRLQEALKENMLCPFHYFGITDIQIDGQTINDKSSFNQLISSQRIDYILEKIDYYGHCGEKVRGLIFCGTKKEAHELEQLFNQRGFKTKALTGDHKITERDEVITQLEAGQLDYIITVDIFNEGIDIPSVNQVVMLRKTESSIIFTQQLGRGLRKAKNKDFVTIIDFIGNYDNNYLIPIALTEDSSLSKNSLRKKTMATKYLQGMSTIIFDEITKNRIFQSIESSQLNNAKNYKEAYQNLKNRLGRIPSLVDFIDQHSVDPVIIARYKGNYPAFLNWMKEDTPILNRHENELLTFLSNELLNGKRNHELLLIERLMVNGTLERQEYQRELERLHYSFDEQTLKSVERILSLKFFTQKEREKYGELPVVILSDDIYSLETSMKESIQNNQWFKQCVLDIIRTSFKRSESYQLNEPLTYNEVYGRKDVCRLLNWENNETGTMYGYRIKYNTCPIFVNYHKDDAISNDVKYEDELIDQHTLLWYTRPKLNFSSKEVKEIMNYEESGLAIHVFVQKEVGGDPEFIYLGRAYPKIETAKELIKKDKNGKDQNIVSMEMTLEKAVPLETYDFIKQK; encoded by the coding sequence ATGAATCCTCTTATTGAGAATTTCCAGTCAGCTCTGGAGCATAGTTTTATTGATCAGACAACGGAGTCACATGATTTATATAAAGCAAAACTTCTAGTAAATCAAGATCAATCAGGAAGAATGGTATTAAACGATCTTTTGGATGAATTAGCGACGTGCAACGAATTTTTCTTTGCGGTCGCTTTTATAACAGAGAGTGGATTGTTGGCACTTAAAACTGTGTTGGCTGATTTAGCTAAGCAAAATATTCACGGACGAATTGTAACCTCAAATTATCTCTATTTTAATTCGCCTAAAATGTTTAAAGAGCTTTTAAAATTAAAAAATGTAGATGTTCGAATTACAGCAATGGATGGATTTCATGCAAAAGGCTATTCTTTTGTTCATGATGAATATGAAACAATGATTTTAGGGAGTTCTAATTTAACGATTAAAGCGTTGAAGGTAAATTGTGAATGGAATTTAAAATTGAATTCACTGGCAAATGGTGAGCTCATTCAATCTATGAAGCAAAATTTTGAACAGATGTGGTCTTTAGCTGAACAACTAACCACTTCATGGATTACAAAGTATCAGATGGGTTACAAACCTATTTTAAATGTTCAAAAAGTTGACACAATGGAAGAACCGTCAAGTCAAATTGAAGTTGGGACAATACTTGAAGAAGTTGAATTTGCCACAAAGCCAATTTTACCTAATGAGATGCAGAAAAATGCGTTGGCTGAAATTCAAAAAATGCGGGATTTAGAAAAATCGAAAGCTATGGTTATTTCGGCAACTGGTACAGGAAAGACTTATCTTTCAGCGTTCGATGTGAAAGCCTATCAGCCAAAAAGATTTCTTTTCATTGTACATCAAGAACAGATTTTAAAAAAAGCCAAGGAGCAGTTCATCAAGATATTAGATGATGACGAGAACAAGTTTGGTATTCTATCAGGAAATAGTACAATAACAACTGAAAAATATGTGTTTGCAACAATTCAAACACTATCAAAAGATAGCACATTACAAACATTTGCGAAGAATACTTTCGATTATATTTTAATTGATGAGGTCCATCATGCTGGAGCGAAAACTTATCAAAAGGTAATCGACTATTTTGAGCCTGATTTTTTATTAGGAATGACAGCAACACCTGAAAGAACAGATGGGTACAATATTTATGAAATGTTTGATTATAATGTAGCATACGAAATTAGATTACAAGAAGCACTAAAAGAAAATATGCTTTGTCCATTTCATTATTTTGGTATTACAGATATTCAAATTGATGGACAAACAATCAATGATAAATCTTCTTTCAATCAATTAATTAGCAGTCAGCGGATTGATTATATTTTAGAAAAAATTGATTATTATGGTCATTGTGGAGAGAAAGTTCGCGGACTTATTTTTTGTGGAACGAAAAAAGAAGCACATGAGCTTGAACAGCTATTTAATCAACGTGGATTCAAAACCAAAGCTTTAACTGGTGATCATAAAATTACTGAACGTGATGAAGTAATTACGCAATTGGAAGCTGGGCAACTGGATTATATAATTACAGTAGATATTTTTAATGAGGGAATCGATATCCCCTCAGTGAATCAAGTGGTTATGTTACGTAAAACAGAATCAAGTATCATCTTTACGCAGCAGTTAGGACGCGGATTAAGGAAAGCAAAAAATAAAGACTTTGTAACAATTATTGATTTTATTGGGAATTATGATAATAATTATTTGATTCCTATTGCTTTAACAGAGGATAGTTCTCTAAGCAAGAATAGTTTGCGAAAGAAGACCATGGCGACGAAATATTTACAGGGAATGTCGACGATCATATTTGACGAAATTACGAAAAATCGGATTTTTCAATCTATTGAATCTTCTCAGCTAAATAATGCTAAAAATTACAAAGAGGCCTATCAGAACTTAAAAAATAGATTAGGAAGAATTCCATCTTTAGTTGATTTTATAGATCAACATTCGGTTGATCCGGTGATTATTGCTAGGTACAAAGGAAATTACCCAGCATTTTTGAATTGGATGAAAGAAGATACACCGATTTTAAATAGACATGAAAATGAACTACTAACGTTTTTATCTAATGAGTTATTGAACGGGAAAAGAAATCATGAATTACTACTAATTGAACGTTTAATGGTAAATGGAACATTAGAACGACAAGAGTATCAGCGTGAATTAGAAAGACTTCATTATTCTTTTGATGAACAGACATTAAAATCAGTAGAACGGATTCTCTCTTTAAAATTCTTTACACAGAAAGAAAGAGAAAAATATGGTGAACTCCCAGTTGTTATCTTGTCAGATGACATCTATTCGCTAGAAACATCTATGAAAGAAAGTATTCAGAACAATCAGTGGTTTAAACAATGTGTTTTGGATATCATTCGTACATCATTTAAGCGAAGTGAAAGCTATCAGTTAAATGAGCCTTTAACCTATAATGAAGTATACGGGAGAAAAGATGTCTGTCGTCTACTAAATTGGGAAAACAATGAAACTGGTACAATGTACGGTTATAGAATTAAGTACAACACTTGTCCAATTTTTGTAAATTATCATAAAGATGATGCCATCTCAAATGATGTAAAATATGAAGATGAACTAATTGATCAACACACATTGTTATGGTATACACGACCTAAATTGAATTTTTCTAGTAAAGAAGTAAAAGAAATTATGAATTATGAGGAATCCGGCTTAGCGATTCATGTATTCGTGCAAAAAGAAGTTGGCGGCGATCCTGAATTCATTTATTTAGGAAGAGCTTATCCTAAAATAGAAACAGCAAAAGAATTGATTAAAAAAGATAAAAATGGCAAAGATCAAAATATTGTCAGTATGGAAATGACATTAGAAAAAGCTGTTCCATTAGAAACTTACGACTTCATAAAACAAAAATAA
- a CDS encoding cupin domain-containing protein, with translation MDHFHPLYNIENRTYLNEGNESNMLNNLIETMSKSESIFAEKEDGTKVNYYIFPEFEVHLNTIPAGTIQGWHTHSDIEEILLVNDGEIRVETIVDNKKTYKDCQKGELIRMNQSLHRILNLHNHEAAFSVFRFVPQGIDHREKIKNDKKSYTDDEVEAMLKRM, from the coding sequence ATGGATCATTTCCATCCTCTTTATAATATAGAAAATAGAACTTATTTAAACGAAGGGAATGAATCAAACATGCTAAACAATCTCATAGAAACAATGAGCAAGTCAGAATCAATTTTTGCTGAAAAAGAAGATGGCACAAAGGTAAACTACTATATTTTCCCTGAATTCGAAGTCCATTTAAACACGATTCCAGCCGGTACAATTCAAGGTTGGCATACGCATAGTGACATTGAAGAAATATTGCTTGTTAATGACGGAGAAATTAGAGTTGAAACAATTGTTGATAACAAAAAAACATATAAGGATTGTCAAAAAGGGGAATTAATCCGTATGAATCAGAGTTTACATCGGATCTTAAATCTCCATAATCATGAAGCAGCTTTCTCTGTATTCAGATTCGTACCTCAAGGGATTGATCACAGAGAAAAAATAAAGAACGATAAAAAATCATATACCGATGACGAAGTAGAAGCTATGCTAAAAAGAATGTAG
- a CDS encoding alpha/beta hydrolase: protein MKKILLGLLGLVVLIIVSIIIIFNISPKPTISLAKAILFKIPEDSRNKEYTEGNVNVRVNLNYDSTYKSNQFDLYTPAKPKEGNPIITWVHGGGFIGGDKLEEKEFATKLAESGYTVAVMNYELVPDTQYPRPVIQTSEFITYLANHSKEYSLNMDHLFLAGDSAGAQIASQFLATQTNDVYRKSLGIKQVVDAGQIKGALLYCGPYNMPEIVLNSSSPIVKFGFSGIGWGYFKEKDWSQSEQAKSSIVKNFVTDAFPPSYITDGNTASFESQGKEFIKALESKKVPISQRFFALSEYKTAHEYQFELDTDPGKTAFNDTIEFLSKYEQ, encoded by the coding sequence ATGAAAAAGATACTTTTAGGGTTACTTGGTCTAGTTGTACTAATCATCGTTAGCATCATTATCATTTTTAATATTTCACCTAAACCAACAATTTCATTAGCAAAAGCAATTTTATTCAAGATTCCAGAAGATAGCCGTAATAAAGAATATACGGAGGGCAATGTCAACGTGCGGGTCAATTTGAATTATGATTCAACATACAAGAGCAATCAGTTTGATCTCTACACGCCCGCCAAACCAAAGGAAGGTAACCCAATAATCACATGGGTACATGGCGGCGGCTTTATTGGCGGAGATAAACTAGAGGAAAAGGAATTTGCCACTAAACTTGCAGAGTCAGGTTATACTGTTGCTGTGATGAACTATGAATTGGTTCCAGACACGCAGTACCCAAGACCTGTCATTCAGACTAGTGAATTTATCACTTATCTTGCCAACCATAGTAAAGAGTATTCTTTAAATATGGACCACTTATTCCTTGCTGGCGACTCCGCTGGTGCACAAATTGCCAGCCAGTTTTTAGCTACTCAAACGAACGATGTCTACAGAAAATCTTTAGGAATCAAGCAAGTAGTTGATGCCGGGCAAATCAAAGGTGCTTTGCTCTACTGCGGACCATATAATATGCCGGAAATCGTACTAAATTCAAGCTCTCCGATTGTTAAGTTTGGATTTAGCGGTATTGGCTGGGGCTACTTTAAAGAAAAAGATTGGAGCCAGTCTGAACAAGCAAAAAGCTCCATCGTCAAAAATTTTGTAACCGATGCTTTCCCACCAAGCTACATCACTGATGGAAATACTGCATCCTTTGAATCGCAAGGAAAAGAGTTTATTAAAGCACTGGAATCTAAAAAGGTTCCTATTTCACAAAGATTCTTTGCATTGTCAGAATATAAAACGGCTCATGAGTACCAGTTTGAGCTGGATACAGACCCAGGAAAAACGGCATTTAATGATACGATCGAATTTTTGAGCAAGTATGAACAGTAA
- a CDS encoding TIGR04197 family type VII secretion effector, translating into MSGINSSLTVAGGISAQLSQTASGFLSVNEATTKAERTTVSGNTNAKSSLTSIHSRGQRLSNAIARDGNNIHSVAKEFSQIDQKIKQGFDLPLFSPNLGGNNR; encoded by the coding sequence ATGAGCGGAATCAATAGCAGTCTAACTGTTGCTGGTGGTATTTCAGCACAGCTTAGTCAAACGGCCAGCGGGTTCTTATCAGTCAACGAAGCGACAACCAAAGCAGAACGGACCACCGTTAGCGGAAATACAAATGCAAAAAGCAGTTTAACAAGTATTCACAGCAGAGGACAACGTTTGTCCAACGCAATCGCACGAGATGGCAATAATATCCATTCAGTAGCGAAGGAATTTAGCCAGATCGATCAAAAAATAAAACAAGGATTTGATTTACCATTGTTTTCACCGAATCTAGGAGGAAACAATCGATGA
- a CDS encoding DUF3958 family protein, with protein sequence MNVEDKELKINQQLRQVSIDQEDKRQEIRELEDLEADYFSIHHQEQRYFQDLIGNNQGSRDIGHFMELDEEANRLHQYERQRLEDIAERLVDEEVQLRRLEEDLYDERQKLFASENDSEVSD encoded by the coding sequence ATGAATGTAGAAGATAAGGAATTAAAGATCAATCAACAACTACGACAAGTGAGCATTGATCAAGAAGATAAGCGACAGGAAATCAGAGAATTAGAAGATCTGGAAGCCGACTATTTTTCCATCCACCACCAAGAACAACGGTACTTCCAAGATCTGATCGGAAATAATCAAGGTTCGCGTGATATTGGTCATTTTATGGAATTAGACGAAGAAGCTAATCGGTTACATCAATATGAGCGTCAGCGTTTAGAAGATATTGCAGAGCGTTTAGTCGATGAAGAAGTTCAATTACGAAGACTTGAAGAAGATTTATACGATGAACGGCAAAAACTATTCGCTTCAGAGAATGACAGCGAGGTGAGTGACTGA
- a CDS encoding colicin E3/pyocin S6 family cytotoxin has translation MSLNFYLGEVTAQSAAAKQMANEYMQFCGTLKDSVNAFMNAPLSGKTYDSAKLYFSTVYPTLASGFILACEALIEAHSKFPEEFQSQVDTCDVIEDQLKAEIAQGQALLQSMARTMDKEKEPNQRLEQRYMGVQSSIQKNEEKLQRLYEFNASSPGLFADFEAQLANLDAGLAEVEKGAAWNSGSGTFDLGRMNMAWMKPIGRAWDKRQKKIDAKVETHRLENQDITYTFDEFGNVTGVYVDGTFDPKMTLMVQEAIATNNWNALKAFGVGIADKIYENFGLSALMGERTLDTDSVGTAPYAAGQFFGDLSSIVGGGAEFLGGFSWFVGGNTLSFAGSPFTGGASLTLSPAATATGSAAMAHGGGAIWNAFDSIGNGYDINKSHKFNPGKNDSPVWKKLDNVKGMDRKSSGQGNKKRYFEWDHTHNDIEVYDKKGRHLGSMDPISGEMYKPAVPGRTIAI, from the coding sequence ATGTCCCTTAATTTTTACCTAGGAGAAGTCACTGCACAAAGCGCCGCAGCCAAACAAATGGCGAATGAGTATATGCAGTTTTGCGGCACCTTAAAAGACAGCGTCAATGCCTTCATGAATGCACCATTATCGGGAAAAACCTACGACTCAGCGAAACTTTATTTCTCTACAGTCTACCCAACGTTAGCCAGTGGGTTTATACTAGCATGTGAGGCACTGATCGAAGCCCACAGTAAATTCCCGGAAGAATTTCAATCACAAGTCGACACCTGCGACGTGATCGAGGACCAATTAAAAGCAGAGATCGCCCAAGGACAAGCTTTACTGCAAAGTATGGCACGAACGATGGACAAGGAAAAAGAACCCAACCAACGCTTAGAACAGCGCTATATGGGCGTTCAAAGCTCGATTCAAAAGAACGAAGAAAAACTGCAGCGTCTGTATGAATTCAATGCCAGTTCGCCAGGACTGTTTGCAGATTTTGAAGCACAGCTGGCAAACTTGGATGCAGGATTAGCAGAAGTTGAAAAAGGGGCTGCATGGAATTCAGGTTCGGGAACGTTTGATTTAGGTCGGATGAATATGGCTTGGATGAAACCGATCGGACGAGCGTGGGATAAACGTCAGAAGAAGATAGATGCTAAGGTAGAAACTCACCGTTTGGAAAACCAAGATATTACTTATACTTTTGATGAATTTGGCAATGTGACAGGTGTTTATGTGGATGGAACCTTTGATCCTAAAATGACACTAATGGTACAAGAGGCAATTGCTACAAACAATTGGAACGCGCTAAAAGCATTTGGTGTAGGGATTGCTGACAAGATTTATGAAAACTTCGGATTAAGCGCATTAATGGGTGAGCGAACGTTAGATACAGATTCCGTTGGAACAGCTCCGTATGCTGCTGGACAATTCTTTGGTGATCTCTCATCGATAGTTGGTGGAGGCGCTGAGTTTTTAGGTGGATTTTCATGGTTCGTTGGTGGAAATACCTTATCATTTGCAGGATCGCCGTTTACTGGTGGAGCAAGTTTAACATTAAGCCCAGCAGCAACAGCAACTGGCTCAGCAGCAATGGCCCATGGTGGTGGTGCGATTTGGAATGCGTTTGATAGTATTGGTAATGGATATGATATAAATAAAAGCCATAAATTTAATCCAGGAAAAAATGACAGTCCAGTGTGGAAAAAACTTGATAATGTGAAAGGGATGGATAGAAAATCTTCGGGGCAAGGTAATAAAAAAAGATATTTTGAGTGGGATCACACTCACAACGATATAGAAGTATATGATAAAAAGGGAAGACATTTAGGATCAATGGATCCGATAAGTGGTGAAATGTATAAACCAGCAGTACCAGGAAGAACGATTGCAATTTAA
- a CDS encoding DUF6980 family protein, translated as MTDKYCCIQFEKFVTNSKNEFINTNKLIYHDERFDEYGIIIHDGGQSYITITHCPWTGEKLPESKKDQWFDELEKLGFEDPISEYEEIPEEYKSAKWMKSKNK; from the coding sequence ATGACTGACAAATATTGTTGTATCCAATTTGAAAAATTTGTAACTAATAGCAAAAACGAATTTATTAATACAAATAAATTGATTTATCATGACGAGCGATTTGATGAATACGGAATAATTATTCATGATGGAGGACAATCATATATCACAATAACACATTGTCCTTGGACTGGAGAGAAATTACCAGAATCTAAAAAAGATCAATGGTTTGATGAGCTAGAGAAGCTGGGATTTGAAGATCCCATTTCTGAATATGAAGAAATTCCAGAAGAGTATAAGTCAGCTAAATGGATGAAAAGTAAGAATAAGTAA
- a CDS encoding helix-turn-helix domain-containing protein yields MYTFSKEQFDCFFDFLKTLDCYNKTQDGMIEELNNFETNPKRQIASFVCQSTKKRLTYLAPYIRILYVLSGSVKILIDDKELLYKAGCLVLANEWTVVEYEEMEAETTMLSFYFKKEYFNDSLLAQFAEEPIIYRFFVESIKETEENSHYFIFQFSPNEDIHVYALLLLKQIVKMRYFNNKVTKSAFVLFVVEISQLSDKGLCVKDSNLSSGVLVEEILAHIETHLTTVTLSETAEKFHFHPNYLSAFIKKQTDKNFSDWVIHYRLRYAETYLRQTDLPIQTIIEEIGYQDKAFFFKLFKDHYQTTPGKYRKLVKNNVQ; encoded by the coding sequence ATGTATACTTTTTCTAAAGAACAATTCGACTGCTTTTTTGACTTTTTAAAAACCCTGGATTGTTATAATAAAACCCAAGATGGAATGATTGAAGAACTTAATAATTTTGAAACCAATCCCAAACGACAAATCGCCTCTTTCGTCTGTCAAAGCACAAAAAAACGGCTGACCTACCTTGCACCTTATATTCGAATTTTATACGTTCTTAGCGGATCTGTAAAAATTCTGATCGATGATAAGGAATTGTTATATAAAGCTGGTTGCTTAGTTCTAGCAAATGAATGGACAGTGGTTGAATACGAGGAGATGGAAGCTGAAACAACGATGCTTAGTTTCTATTTTAAAAAAGAGTATTTTAATGATTCTTTGCTCGCTCAATTTGCGGAAGAACCCATCATATATCGCTTTTTTGTGGAGAGCATCAAGGAAACGGAAGAAAATAGCCATTATTTCATCTTTCAGTTTTCTCCAAATGAAGATATCCATGTTTATGCTCTGCTATTGTTGAAACAAATCGTAAAAATGCGCTATTTTAATAATAAAGTGACAAAATCTGCCTTCGTTTTGTTTGTTGTCGAAATCAGTCAACTTTCAGATAAAGGCTTATGTGTAAAAGATTCAAACCTATCCTCTGGCGTTTTAGTTGAAGAAATCCTGGCACATATAGAGACTCACCTTACAACGGTCACTTTATCCGAAACAGCAGAGAAATTTCACTTTCATCCTAACTACCTTTCCGCATTTATCAAAAAACAGACAGATAAAAATTTTTCAGACTGGGTGATTCATTATCGTTTGCGTTATGCTGAAACCTATTTACGTCAAACAGATCTTCCCATTCAAACAATTATTGAAGAGATCGGCTATCAGGATAAAGCATTCTTTTTCAAATTATTTAAAGATCATTACCAAACAACTCCTGGAAAATATCGAAAGCTAGTGAAAAACAACGTACAATAA